In Nymphalis io chromosome 11, ilAglIoxx1.1, whole genome shotgun sequence, one genomic interval encodes:
- the LOC126771954 gene encoding lipase member H-A isoform X1 → MLGTSTACRVASFFIGITQVCFMPAPVGDCKNCCPRDDRIDIQYKLFTRSNQDFFDIIEPGRPDGLSRTRFNTTRPTVIYLFGFSEAVTGPSTTNLKNAFLAQGDYNFIAVDWSRLIVFPWYISAVRNTRYMGQRLADFVEFLNSSGIPAGSLHVIGFSLGAEAAGFAGKALNARGLRLGRITGLDPAYPGYSLGGRDNHLAKGDALFVDVLHTNPGIFGFPQAIGDVDFYPNPGMWIQPGCWVDELLKNRELSYFYGCSHNRSWRLYVESIKNPIGFPATLCRDWKSATASCRFEIDGYMGFGAQPPLNGKMYLSTNEKPPFAKDP, encoded by the exons ATGCTCGGTACTTCGACGGCATGTCGTGTGGCGTCCTTCTTCATTG gtATTACACAAGTATGTTTTATGCCTGCACCCGTGGGCGACTGCAAGAACTGCTGTCCAAGGGATGATAGGAttgatatacaatataaattatttactag ATCTAATCAGGATTTCTTCGATATTATCGAACCTGGCCGTCCGGATGGATTATCCCGTACTCGTTTTAACACAACGAGACCTactgtcatatatttatttggattCTCTGAAGCTGTTACTGGTCCAAGTACAACAAACTtaaaaaatg CGTTTCTTGCACAGGGTGATTATAATTTCATCGCTGTCGACTGGTCCAGACTCATCGTTTTTCCATG GTACATATCAGCGGTGAGGAACACGCGGTACATGGGACAGCGTCTTGCAGATTTCgtagaatttttaaattcttccGGTATCCCAGCTGGTTCCTTGCACGTTATAGGGTTCTCGTTGGGTGCAGAAGCCGCTGGATTCGCTGGAAAAGCTCTTAATGCAAGGGGATTAAGATTAGGAAGGATAACGG GTCTCGATCCAGCGTACCCAGGCTATAGTTTAGGCGGGAGAGACAATCATCTCGCAAAAGGTGACGCATTATTTGTAGACGTGTTACATACAAATCCTGGAATATTCGGGTTCCCGCAGGCGATAGGTGATGTGGACTTTTACCCTAACCCAGGAATGTGGATCCAGCCAGGATGCTGGGTCGACGAGTTGCTGAAGAATAGAGAGTTGagttattttt ACGGTTGCAGTCACAATCGTTCTTGGAGATTGTATGTGGAGTCTATAAAAAATCCTATAGGCTTTCCAGCAACGTTATGCCGTGATTGGAAGAGTGCCACGGCATCATGTCGCTTCGAGATCGACGGTTACATGGGTTTTGGGGCTCAGCCACC
- the LOC126771954 gene encoding lipase member H-A isoform X2 yields MLGTSTACRVASFFIGITQVCFMPAPVGDCKNCCPRDDRIDIQYKLFTRSNQDFFDIIEPGRPDGLSRTRFNTTRPTVIYLFGFSEAVTGPSTTNLKNAFLAQGDYNFIAVDWSRLIVFPWYISAVRNTRYMGQRLADFVEFLNSSGIPAGSLHVIGFSLGAEAAGFAGKALNARGLRLGRITGLDPAYPGYSLGGRDNHLAKGDALFVDVLHTNPGIFGFPQAIGDVDFYPNPGMWIQPGCWVDELLKNRELILRHIFGSKIAEPVGLRPKIDCYVQMSMKICYLSKIANIQGVP; encoded by the exons ATGCTCGGTACTTCGACGGCATGTCGTGTGGCGTCCTTCTTCATTG gtATTACACAAGTATGTTTTATGCCTGCACCCGTGGGCGACTGCAAGAACTGCTGTCCAAGGGATGATAGGAttgatatacaatataaattatttactag ATCTAATCAGGATTTCTTCGATATTATCGAACCTGGCCGTCCGGATGGATTATCCCGTACTCGTTTTAACACAACGAGACCTactgtcatatatttatttggattCTCTGAAGCTGTTACTGGTCCAAGTACAACAAACTtaaaaaatg CGTTTCTTGCACAGGGTGATTATAATTTCATCGCTGTCGACTGGTCCAGACTCATCGTTTTTCCATG GTACATATCAGCGGTGAGGAACACGCGGTACATGGGACAGCGTCTTGCAGATTTCgtagaatttttaaattcttccGGTATCCCAGCTGGTTCCTTGCACGTTATAGGGTTCTCGTTGGGTGCAGAAGCCGCTGGATTCGCTGGAAAAGCTCTTAATGCAAGGGGATTAAGATTAGGAAGGATAACGG GTCTCGATCCAGCGTACCCAGGCTATAGTTTAGGCGGGAGAGACAATCATCTCGCAAAAGGTGACGCATTATTTGTAGACGTGTTACATACAAATCCTGGAATATTCGGGTTCCCGCAGGCGATAGGTGATGTGGACTTTTACCCTAACCCAGGAATGTGGATCCAGCCAGGATGCTGGGTCGACGAGTTGCTGAAGAATAGAGA GCTCATATTACGTCATATATTTGGAAGCAAAATTGCCGAACCAGTTGGCCTGCGTCCAAAGATTGATTGTTATGTCCAAATGTCAATGAAGATTTGTTATCTCAGCAAGATAGCTAATATACAGGGCGTGCCTTAA
- the LOC126772077 gene encoding zinc finger CCCH domain-containing protein 13 — MPQRASSSSSLMRPFVVLALPGMYLLYKYNQYRQQQMETARRRVTERELMHLNTKIDKLLNKLEENEPELATSPEEECVICVNAKATMQTSPCGHRVVCRRCFVKTIQMAVSQRLLPLRCVICRAKILRLRQAPRLVTSKSWQVSTGSGKSWGVPGSVSSYSVGARSVPASASLYSVTSGESSLSGVSSVSSNSGGNVSNAGCSTKLCGGAKCGGACLGAVPRVPATSAPPRPRQPASNSLRRSQHHSMKARLQDYQMHSYTGGPAGEPSGRLPPIREFQREFREGRRESAATASASTRIRCAQKIVTQLETSPQKNKQHFFRPLKPTNKDDPPKSRDHSKETDKKKENPKAKPKKEEKKKKDDENTKQCDKNKKDESNDNKKNENSERKKEEKLRLKAEKEAKKEAKLLAKEEERQAKLLAKEEERQAKLLAKEEKKKAKKEAKMAAQAEKEKSKARLQDYQMHSYTGGPAGEPSGRLPPIREFQREFREGRRESAATASASTRIRCAQKIVTQLETSPQKNKQHFFRPLKPTNKDDPPKSRDHSKETDKKKENPKAKPKKEEKKKKDDENTKQCDKNKKDESNDNKKNENSERKKEEKLRLKAEKEAKKEAKLLAKEEERQAKLLAKEEERQAKLLAKEEKKKAKKEAKMAAQAEKEKSK; from the exons GACAAATTGCTCAATAAATTAGAAGAAAACGAACCTGAACTCGCCACATCACCTGAAGAAGAA tgTGTAATATGCGTGAACGCGAAAGCGACGATGCAAACATCGCCATGCGGACATCGTGTGGTGTGTCGACGATGTTTCGTGAAGACCATCCAGATGGCTGTGAGCCAAAGGCTTTTACCACTTCGCTGTGTTATCTGCCGAGCCAAGATCCTGCGACTGAGGCAGGCGCCTCGACTTGTTACAAGTAAAAGTTGGCAG GTATCAACCGGCAGTGGAAAGTCATGGGGCGTGCCGGGATCAGTTTCGTCATATTCAGTGGGTGCCCGCTCGGTGCCTGCCTCCGCCTCTTTGTACTCTGTCACTAGTGGTGAATCTTCATTATCAG GAGTGTCTTCCGTGTCTTCAAATAGTGGAGGCAATGTCAGCAACGCTGGCTGTTCCACAAAGCTATGTGGCGGTGCCAAATGCGGTGGAGCGTGTCTCGGAGCAGTACCTCGTGTTCCAGCTACTTCAGCTCCGCCTCGACCTCGACAGCCAGCTTCAAACTCCCTGCGGCGATCGCAACACCATAGCATGAAG GCTCGTCTGCAAGATTATCAAATGCATAGTTATACTGGCGGGCCTGCTGGAGAACCATCTGGCAGACTGCCTCCTATTCGAGAATTTCAAAGAGAATTTCGAGAAGGCCGCAGAGAAAGTGCAGCTACTGCATCTGCATCAACTAGAATAAG ATGTGCGCAAAAAATTGTTACACAATTAGAAACATCTCCACAGAAGAATAAGCAACACTTCTTCAGACCTCTTAAGCCGACGAACAAGGACGACCCGCCAAAGTCAAGAGATCATAGTAAAGAGACTgataagaaaaaagaaaaccCCAAAGCGAAACCTAAGAAAGAGGAGAAGAAGAAAAAAGACGACGAAAACACAAAAcaatgtgataaaaataaaaaggacgAAAGTaatgacaacaaaaaaaatgaaaattcagaaagaaagaaagaagagaaacttagGCTTAAAGCAGAGAAGGAAGCCAAAAAAGAAGCAAAATTACTAGCTAAGGAAGAAGAACGACAAGCTAAGCTGCTCGCCAAAGAAGAAGAACGACAGGCTAAATTATTGGCAAAGGAAGAAAAGAAGAAAGCCAAAAAAGAGGCGAAAATGGCAGCACAAGccgaaaaagaaaaaagtaaa GCTCGTCTGCAAGATTATCAAATGCATAGTTATACTGGCGGGCCTGCTGGAGAACCATCTGGCAGACTGCCTCCTATTCGAGAATTTCAAAGAGAATTTCGAGAAGGCCGCAGAGAAAGTGCAGCTACTGCATCTGCATCAACTAGAATAAG ATGTGCGCAAAAAATTGTTACACAATTAGAAACATCTCCACAGAAGAATAAGCAACACTTCTTCAGACCTCTTAAGCCGACGAACAAGGACGACCCGCCAAAGTCAAGAGATCATAGTAAAGAGACTgataagaaaaaagaaaaccCCAAAGCGAAACCTAAGAAAGAGGAGAAGAAGAAAAAAGACGACGAAAACACAAAAcaatgtgataaaaataaaaaggacgAAAGTaatgacaacaaaaaaaatgaaaattcagaaagaaagaaagaagagaaacttagGCTTAAAGCAGAGAAGGAAGCCAAAAAAGAAGCAAAATTACTAGCTAAGGAAGAAGAACGACAAGCTAAGCTGCTCGCCAAAGAAGAAGAACGACAGGCTAAATTATTGGCAAAGGAAGAAAAGAAGAAAGCCAAAAAAGAGGCGAAAATGGCAGCACAAGccgaaaaagaaaaaagtaaataa
- the LOC126771972 gene encoding NADH dehydrogenase [ubiquinone] 1 beta subcomplex subunit 5, mitochondrial → MVSWSGLGRSFGTSLFKNNIKTPFILQNVNFSVGKTLNSGHGHKTMALQPSRWQYHKFKDMLHYYLMVGLIPVGAIIFYTNVFIGPAQLSPIPEGYEPKHWEYHRHPITRFIARYIHNNPQQEYEKFMHYIDEEAQKAKMIALEKEIRRKMAERQDYQAYYYRPMVNKYHRINKETGDEMFDRIGDDVQD, encoded by the exons atgGTGTCCTGGAGTGGTTTAGGTCGATCTTTCGGCACAagcctttttaaaaataatattaaaacaccaTTTATACTCCAGAATGTGAATTTTTCCGTAGGAAAAACATTAAACTCCGGACATGGCCATAAAACTATGGCATTGCAGCCATCAAG ATGGCAATATCACAAATTCAAGGATATGTTACACTACTATCTTATGGTTGGCCTGATTCCTGTCGGAGCCATTATTTTCTATACAAATGTCTTTATTGGCCCTGCTCAGCTATCTCCAATTCCCGAAGGTTATGAACCAAAACATTGGGAATACCATCGGCACCCAATTACAAGATTTATTGCTcgttatattcataataatccTCAACAG GAATATGAGAAGTTTATGCATTATATCGATGAAGAAGCTCAAAAAGCAAAGATGATAGCCTTGGAAAAGGAAATTCGTAGAAAAATGGCTGAGAGACAAGATTACCAAGCATATTATTACCGACCTATGGTCAATAAGTATCACAGAATCAATAAGGAAACTGGTGACGAGATGTTTGACCGTATCGGAGACGATGTACAGGATTAA
- the LOC126771907 gene encoding brefeldin A-inhibited guanine nucleotide-exchange protein 3 gives MEELLQDIFREATGPKLNSLKKSCQDALEVLCTQESSRRASYELRRACLLPLQIALETKRPRLVAFALQGFHKILRDDRFHRGIEPEDDSLWMPSQLLCATTSVMYHLPDTQVQIFRMYLSMALSPRRTLNGRLCVWACGRCGEAAGAAPHVAAAARAAAAQMLRAYCAQLDEECQELLTEGSPLGRNHIVAVGCYSEVIPVIQYLCSRLGETQLIPKQNPLALFFLDCLLTLMSSLSARVSGNSHFTTFLWQKFCPSLISFLGTPRVDKNIKSREHDGHLVDDSGRGSGALVCAPSFNSKQAKAIYSIANQLVRLVGSTSNLRPVLEALYHRMLLYPPVQHRVEPLRSVREMLHNPKRLCQLVLMKKADHPERHSDDMAIIRLVMDGIEECGRSGNPEVVAAAVECVFSLLDALEKLCSGSVEYLTVDITTLILNHWPKLQDADYTGPLTYQTLARLPSPYRDVVAVLQSNESKDHDSSDTSGPENISSGSEAEADSDADNVFLPSRANNPSSPKNAQKESFIDKTKTIPKTLNLGRCTVTECNVDLERHNARQFVKTLQNSLLPKLINLRTCIEVDEAMQDFASKCCQHNASQPPATVCIMNADGVYLATYAALLLTLKQRRTRYYSDSTKIQVPLTEDEFVDEVQGSGVLVYLSATWLRELYQQVLATDLLKDVPTAEHPLIHLLSDLGGLDQNPVMSDWQKLKEVSMIYNNINDSQEYRASLRWSRRILTCIWDSMVIVLSGPLTGYRNKKHKLHGIITTKINTFGKRKRIAWEGLTIQCLEGLHKAARISTTLSLQDRCSSILALLANSAISQPANGKILSTHALSLDILISGGLELGSKAPECWEHIFAACQYVSSFEHSLFGQQGNNATPIVTMQTGRNKTVSILQSDAKMTLDGRDDETCVDIFNFLQPVLESNSNNDMSVAKIVETCRQEGGNVISGAGAARVCCALSAAADALFTRLAATTTLPALRAALQRLVAHNHRLLFSSWETDLANNNATWWRRGRAGAGAGAAGGEAARALCRAGDVALRCLRAARPLAHRMAIWTVVGPHFMQAACHKDIQISSLAIQCLHDCATALLNQQVELPHFHFNEALLKPFENLLCLELCDDDIQEQIISCICEFVETNRMEIRSGWRPLFNTLRAANNSNQYSAILEIFKVFLNTDNTLVFANAALDCILCLLSHIKGLHYEDTQNIEAKPKKATAPQQPKPSLSLKFSKNSKFIPLNEEKSEKVIVDMCREALYHLENCADILTMMYNMPKCPIFNTGNRIKGDLPLSVVDPIIPSGSLDVTKYIVNGNFDEELLSYRKLSTSLPPSNTTNNCLLKLDKPSNILKVWYVLIDGLISATVVCSKKNQPAAMETLFKLLKNISDVPGTHFGLHCINHLLLPTVQNWLRQIANVNTHWDSIMPNFKQCCGMTTDTFVIYLHQLQQINIERATTNEKGKGLLTEPIESSEATFALKQIMLILVECIAQPQEPIARLGASCIRHIILTSGHLLTDNQWEIVCTSLHRACNVSLSPLKQLTYAFKENSNSFYGDLAIVKVAARRDCSVNDNVRLHAMAQQVFLTDQLRGDSQVKQATKNSSQNLIDDRSYIFLIYLQESANSLNPDLFTVRIPNRGLVVGLLAHQILVQIIATVLIQSSSDVFHGINSILLESFKSGTNVCNYKFFLNKTNIDLLLRSLELSYSRAMQFDSRPGLKFLVQKVSNLDHAANLYKQTSSSWLIKIIALTEIFFSGVLKFKMKSTDISIVLNNYKTTLNMTLEYDQFVMKIFDLKATWDLLCGSYVKHLINITDFDDLDHLKDRISCSSEESDSSSNNYDHYFSQEPTDATDETLAQEDNKFTSSEDVEKPKPFTFADFKANTINDEACTPTLCNSNDNKAEKHENTHSSFNQSDTNILKDNYEEVKQNRKSLDYPPTDSSPVETKRRCASENNDGARKVNITICDGPTFEKAKSIEPLIPPQPVPPEIEQQRTLSINKDMEVQRNCFQNILMAYLELVLTFPLERFQLIYPVLQTGFLQLAKTVTEPQLLDRINIFFDKKDLTEFRYK, from the exons ATGGAAGAACTGCTTCAGGATATCTTCAGAGAAGCTACTGGCCCGAAGTTAAACTCTCTGAAAAAATCATGTCAGGATGCATTAG AAGTGCTATGTACGCAAGAAAGCAGCCGGCGGGCGTCGTACGAGCTGCGGCGCGCGTGCCTGCTGCCGCTGCAGATCGCGCTAGAGACCAAGCGCCCCCGCCTAGTCGCATTCGCTCTCCAGGGCTTTCAT AAAATACTACGCGATGATCGTTTTCACCGAGGCATTGAGCCGGAAGATGATTCGCTATGGATGCCATCCCAGTTGCTATGTGCCACGACATCTGTCATGTACCATCTACCAGATACGCAA GTACAAATATTCCGCATGTACCTGTCGATGGCACTGTCGCCGCGGCGCACCCTCAACGGGCGGCTGTGCGTGTGGGCGTGCGGGCGCTGCGGCgaggcggcgggcgcggcgccgcACGTggccgccgccgcgcgcgccgccgctgCGCAAATGCTGAGAGCTTATTGCGCTCAACTGG ATGAAGAATGCCAAGAGCTACTAACAGAAGGGTCACCACTCGGAAGAAATCACATCGTGGCAGTAGGATGTTACAGCGAAGTGATACCGGTCATACAATATTTATGCAGCAGACTGGGCGAGACACAGCT CATACCAAAACAAAATCCACTGGCATTGTTTTTCTTGGATTGTTTGCTTACTCTGATGTCGAGTCTTTCTGCACGAGTGAGTGGGAACTCGCACTTCACGACATTTCTTTGGCAAAAGTTTTGTCCATCACTCATATCCTTCTTGGGTACACCGAGAGTCGACAAGAATATAAAATCAAG AGAACACGATGGTCACTTAGTTGATGACTCTGGTAGAGGATCTGGTGCATTAGTTTGTGCTCCCAGCTTTAACAGCAAGCAAGCAAAGGCTATTTACAG CATCGCCAACCAACTGGTCCGTCTCGTGGGATCCACATCAAACTTACGGCCGGTGCTTGAAGCGTTGTACCACAGAATGCTGCTATACCCACCCGTACAACACCGCGTGGAACCTCTGCGTAGTGTTCGCGAAATGCTTCATAATCCAAAGAGATTGTGCCAATTAGTACTCATGAAGAAAGCTGATCATCCTGAACGTCATAGCGATGATATGGCTATTATAAGACT AGTAATGGACGGTATTGAAGAATGTGGCCGAAGTGGTAATCCAGAAGTGGTAGCCGCAGCCGTAGAATGCGTATTCTCACTCCTCGATGCACTAGAGAAACTCTGCTCTGGATCTGTGGAATACCTGACGGTCGATATAACCACGCTGATCCTCAATCACTGGCCCAAGCTGCAGGATGCTGACTATACAGGACCTTTAACTTATCAGACGCTGGCGAGACTGCCGAGTCCATATCG TGACGTCGTTGCTGTCCTACAAAGTAATGAATCTAAGGATCACGACTCTTCcg ATACATCTGGGCCAGAGAACATCAGCTCCGGAAGCGAAGCTGAAGCGGATTCAGATGCTGACAATGTGTTTCTACCATCAAGAGCGAACAACCCTTCTTCGCCGAAAAACGCACAAAAAGAatcttttattgataaaactaaaacaataccAAAAACATTGAATCTTGGGAG atgCACCGTAACGGAATGCAATGTTGATCTAGAAAGACATAACGCGAGACAATTTGTCAAGACTTTACAGAACTCTCTTTTACCTAAACTCATCAATCTTAGGACATGCATTGAG GTGGACGAAGCAATGCAAGACTTTGCTTCGAAATGCTGCCAACACAACGCCTCACAACCTCCTGCTACCGTCTGCATCATGAATGCGGACGGCGTTTATTTGGCCACTTACGCTGCGCTGCTTCTTACGCTGAAACAACGACGCACTAGATACTACAGCGACAGCACT aAAATTCAAGTGCCTCTAACAGAAGACGAGTTCGTAGACGAAGTACAGGGTAGCGGGGTGCTGGTCTATTTATCAGCAACATGGCTGCGTGAATTGTACCAGCAGGTACTGGCAACTGATCTGTTGAAGGATGTGCCTACAGCTGAGCACCCACTTATACATTTGCTATCAG ATTTGGGAGGCTTAGACCAGAATCCAGTTATGTCAGATTGGCAGAAGTTAAAAGAAGTCTCCATgatttacaacaatataaatGATTCTCAAGAGTACCGAGCTAGCTTACGCTGGTCTAGACG aatctTGACATGCATTTGGGATTCCATGGTCATAGTTTTGAGCGGCCCACTGACTGGGTACaggaataaaaaacataaacttCACGGAATAATAACGACGAAAATCAATACATTCGGTAAAAGAAAACGCATTGCTTGGGAAGGCTTGACGATACAGTGCTTAGAGGGACTGCATAAG GCCGCTAGAATAAGCACAACTCTAAGCCTTCAAGATCGATGCAGCAGCATTTTAGCACTTTTAGCTAATTCAGCTATATCCCAACCAGCTAACGGAAAGATTTTGTCCACACATGCATTGTCACTCGATATTTTGATTTCAG GTGGATTGGAACTGGGATCTAAGGCACCAGAATGTTGGGAGCATATATTCGCAGCATGTCAGTATGTGTCAAGCTTCGAACATTCCTTGTTCGGTCAGCAAGGTAACAACGCAACGCCAATAGTAACGATGCAAACAGGAAGGAACAAGACTGTCTCCATCCTGCAATCTGATGCAAAGATGACCTTGGACGGAAGAGACGATGAAACCTG CGTTGATATTTTCAACTTTTTACAACCGGTGCTCGAGAGTAATTCAAACAACGACATGTCTGTTGCGAAGATTGTGGAAACTTGCCGACAAGAG GGTGGTAACGTGATCTCGGGCGCAGGTGCGGCACGCGTGTGCTGCGCGCTGTCCGCGGCGGCAGACGCGCTGTTCACCCGCCTCGCCGCCACCACCACGCTGCCGGCACTGCGAGCGGCCTTGCAGCGACTCGTGGCGCATAATCATAGATTG CTTTTCTCCTCCTGGGAGACGGACTTGGCAAACAACAACGCGACGTGGTGGCGGCGAGGGCGCGCGGGTGCgggggcgggcgcggcggggggCGAGGCGGCGCGCGCGCTGTGCCGCGCGGGGGACGTCGCGCTGCGCTGCTTGCGCGCCGCGAGGCCTCTTGCCCACCGCATGGCTATATGGACAGTTGTGGGACCGCACTTTATGCAG GCAGCGTGCCACAAGGATATTCAAATATCAAGTTTAGCTATACAATGTCTGCACGACTGCGCAACTGCCCTGCTTAATCAGCAAGTGGAACTTCCTCATTTCCATTTTAATGAAGCTTTGTTGAAGCCTTTCGAAAATCTTCTCTGCCTGGAATTGTGTGATGATGACATACAG GAACAGATAATTTCATGCATCTGTGAATTCGTGGAAACGAATAGAATGGAGATTCGATCTGGTTGGCGTCCATTATTTAATACTCTGCGAGCTGCTAATAACTCCAACCAATATTCAGCtattcttgaaatattcaaAGTATTCCTCAATACAGATAACACATTAGTATTCGCCAATGCAGCACTAGACTGCATACTGTGTCTCTTAAGTCATATAAAAGGACTTCACTACGAAGACACACAAAATATTGAAGCTAAGCCAAAAAAAGCGACAGCGCCACAACAGCCAAAACCAAGCCTGAGTCTTAAGTTTTCTAAAAACAGTAAATTTATACCTCTTAACGAAGAAAAATCTGAAAAAGTTATTGTTGATATGTGTAGAGAAGCGTTATATCATTTGGAAAATTGTGCTGATATTTTAACCATGATGTATAATATGCCGAAATGCCCAATTTTTAATACAGGTAACCGAATAAAAGGTGATTTACCTTTATCTGTTGTGGATCCAATCATACCAAGTGGCTCGCTtgatgtaacaaaatatattgttaatggaAATTTTGATGAAGAATTATTGTCATACCGAAAGTTGTCAACAAGTCTACCACCATCGAATACAACaaataattgtttgttaaaaCTGGATAAACCTAGCAACATCCTGAAAGTCTGGTACGTTTTGATTGACGGCTTAATTTCAGCAACTGTCGTCTGTTCCAAAAAAAATCAACCAGCGGCTATGGAGACgcttttcaaattattaaaaaacatatctgATGTTCCTGGAACTCACTTTGGCTTGCATTGTATAAACCATTTACTATTACCGACCGTACAAAATTGGTTACGACAAATAGCAAATGTTAATACACACTGGGACAGTATAATGCCAAATTTCAAACAATGCTGTGGCATGACTACTGACACATTTGTCATATACTTACACCAACTGcaacaaattaatattgaaagagCTACTACTAATGAAAAGGGTAAAGGTTTATTAACGGAACCAATCGAAAGCTCCGAGGCAACATTTGCTTTAAAGCAAATAATGCTTATCTTAGTAGAATGTATTGCTCAGCCACAAGAACCAATAGCAAGATTAGGAGCGTCGTGTATACGACACATCATATTGACTTCAGGACATCTTTTAACAGACAATCAGTGGGAAATTGTTTGTACAAGTTTACATCGAGCTTGCAATGTTAGTTTGAGTCCACTTAAACAATTGACTTATGCCTTTAAAGAAAATTCAAACAGTTTTTATGGAGACTTGGCTATTGTAAAAGTTGCAGCGAGACGAGATTGTTCTGTAAATGATAATGTACGATTACATGCAATGGCACAACAGGTGTTCTTGACTGATCAGCTAAGAGGCGATAGTCAAGTGAAACAAGCAACTAAAAACTCTTCTCAAAACTTAATTGATGATCGAAGCTACATATTTCTCATTTATCTTCAAGAGTCCGCTAATTCTCTTAACCCTGACTTGTTTACTGTAAGGATACCTAACAGAGGATTAGTCGTAGGATTGCTTGCTCATCAAATACTTGTGCAAATTATTGCTACGGTTTTGATACAATCATCATCAGATGTCTTTCATGGAATCAACAGTATACTATTGGAAAGCTTTAAGAGTGGCACAAATGTTTGTAACTACAAAttctttttgaataaaactaacaTCGATCTTTTGCTCAGAAGTTTGGAATTGTCTTACTCTAGAGCAATGCAGTTTGATTCAAGACCGGGGTTAAAATTTCTAGTCCAAAAAGTTTCAAACTTAGACCACGCGGCTAACCTTTATAAACAAACGTCTTCATCTtggcttattaaaataatagcacTTACGGAAATATTTTTCAGTGgtgtattaaaattcaaaatgaagTCAACTGATATatctattgtattaaataattacaagacTACTTTAAACATGACCTTAGAGTACGATCAATTTGTCATGAAAATATTTGACTTAAAGGCTACTTGGGATTTGCTATGTGGCAGCTACGTAAAACACCTGATAAACATTACTGATTTCGATGACCTGGATCATCTTAAAGATAGAATCTCATGCAGTTCAGAAGAATCAGATTCATCTTCTAATAACTATGATCATTACTTCTCTCAAGAGCCAACCGACGCAACTGATGAAACTCTTGCACAAGAAGATAATAAGTTTACCTCGTCTGAGGATGTTGAAAAACCTAAGCCATTCACATTTGCTGATTTCAAAGCTAATACAATTAACGATGAAGCCTGCACTCCAACATTATGTAATTCAAATGACAACAAAGCAGAAAAACATGAAAATACTCATTCCTCTTTTAATCAATCTGATACAAATATTCTAAAAGATAACTATGAGGAAGTAAAACAAAATCGTAAGTCACTAGATTACCCTCCAACTGACAGTAGTCCAGTTGAAACGAAAAGACGATGTGCGTCAGAGAATAACGATGGTGCCAGAAAAGTTAATATTACTATATGCGATGGACCAACATTCGAAAAGGCTAAAAGTATTGAGCCGTTAATTCCACCGCAGCCTGTGCCACCTGAGATAGAACAACAGAGGACTCTCAGTATTAATAAG gacATGGAAGTACAAAGAAATTGTTTTCAGAACATTTTGATGGCATATCTAGAATTGGTACTGACATTTCCTTTGGAGCGGTTCCAACTCATCTACCCTGTGTTACAGACTGGATTTCTGCAGCTTGCTAAAACAGTCACCGAACCGCAGCTTCTCGATAGAATCAACatatttttcgataaaaaagACTTAACTGAATTtagatataagtaa